In the genome of Cercospora beticola chromosome 2, complete sequence, one region contains:
- a CDS encoding uncharacterized protein (antiSMASH:Cluster_1): MKFMIAMHQAYNTNGFFGFAPQQSDTSLRKLLGQFNHEEGSKRWLAKQMEAMDHVKPDMIWNDFGLDSPTLCHGSSDICAIREKERLEFLATEA; this comes from the coding sequence ATGAAGTTTATGATTGCAATGCATCAGGCCTACAACACAAATGGCTTCTTCGGGTTTGCGCCTCAGCAGAGCGATACGAGCTTGCGCAAGCTCCTCGGGCAGTTCAATCACGAGGAAGGCTCCAAGAGGTGGCTCGCCAAGCAAATGGAAGCTATGGACCATGTGAAACCTGATATGATCTGGAACGACTTTGGCCTTGACAGCCCAACTCTTTGCCATGGATCTTCCGACATTTGTGCCATCCGCGAGAAGGAACGACTCGAATTTCTGGCGACCGAGGCTTGA
- a CDS encoding uncharacterized protein (antiSMASH:Cluster_1), producing MAEKVLTGRINKRSRRRNAGQKLPTLPPDARVTKRPLLHPALPSPYAGSTQQKVIYVSNKTPFMSAVKRVEKLLHLSDKRLVQSATQRSKDAQKTRRRSEREADDILSIAKELENAKSNVNEREQVVLKGTGKAISKVMELGLWFQQRDEYQTTLRTGTVGAIDDVHYQQDEKEADVDANGCESAQKEAEDSVKASTRPTSRVVKHEERVNEDGKTEVEETRIRQLSVLELRVSLR from the coding sequence ATGGCGGAAAAGGTGCTCACCGGTCGCATCAACAAGCGCTCGCGTCGTCGCAATGCTGGCCAAAAGCTGCCAACCCTTCCGCCAGACGCTCGAGTCACCAAGCGCCCTTTGCTGCACCCAGCACTTCCTTCTCCATACGCCGGATCGACGCAGCAGAAGGTCATCTACGTGTCGAACAAGACGCCATTCATGTCCGCTGTCAAGCGCGTCGAGAAACTCCTTCACCTCAGCGACAAGCGATTAGTCCAATCAGCGACCCAACGCAGCAAGGACGCGCAGAAGACGAGACGCAGATCAGAGCGCGAGGCAGACGATATTCTGAGCATCGCCAAAGAGCTGGAGAATGCGAAGAGCAACGTCAACGAGCGTGAACAAGTCGTCTTGAAGGGCACGGGAAAGGCCATCAGCAAAGTCATGGAGCTTGGTTTATGGTTCCAGCAGAGGGACGAATACCAAACCACTTTGCGGACAGGTACTGTCGGCGCCATAGACGATGTGCACTACCAGCAAgacgagaaggaggcagacGTTGATGCGAATGGCTGCGAATCTGCACAAAAGGAGGCCGAAGACAGCGTGAAAGCATCAACACGACCGACATCCAGAGTCGTCAAGCACGAGGAGCGCGTGAATGAGGATGGCAAAACGGAAGTGGAAGAGACGCGCATCCGCCAGCTGAGTGTTCTCGAATTACGCGTGAGCCTGCGGTAA
- a CDS encoding uncharacterized protein (antiSMASH:Cluster_1~BUSCO:EOG09264AWW): protein MTVLRHLHLPNVVSYQHAAELQHRLVTKLLAHKADVKHVVAPPPTILTAEFHPVYTCGRREIGTVSASQREFLTQPTPWGQADFQEALRGGQTTFHGPGQLVAYPIIDLRRHGLTPRCYVRLLENTVMDACKEYGVQTRTTEHPGVWVNDEEKICAAGVHLRRHISSHGIGLNLDTELGWFERVVACGLEGKRTTSLREHTGQEEWDVGAVAEQFVRHFGKRLGNVELPAISITEDDVG, encoded by the coding sequence ATGACTGTTCTCCGCCATCTTCACCTTCCGAATGTAGTCTCGTACCAACATGCCGCCGAGCTGCAGCACCGTCTCGTCACCAAACTTCTCGCGCACAAAGCAGACGTGAAGCATGTCGTCGCACCACCTCCGACTATCCTCACCGCCGAGTTTCATCCTGTCTACACGTGCGGTCGACGCGAAATCGGCACAGTCAGTGCAAGTCAGCGCGAGTTCTTGACGCAGCCGACTCCTTGGGGCCAAGCCGATTTCCAAGAAGCTCTTCGTGGAGGGCAGACCACGTTTCATGGGCCCGGACAGCTTGTAGCCTACCCGATTATTGACCTGCGACGGCATGGACTTACACCGAGGTGCTATGTGAGACTGCTAGAAAACACTGTCATGGATGCCTGTAAAGAGTATGGTGTGCAAACGAGGACAACAGAGCATCCTGGTGTCTGGGTCaatgacgaggagaagatatGTGCTGCGGGCGTGCATTTGCGGCGGCATATCAGTAGCCATGGCATTGGTTTGAACTTGGATACGGAACTTGGTTGGTTCGAGCGCGTTGTCGCGTGTGGGTTGGAAGGAAAGAGGACAACGAGCTTGCGGGAGCATACTGGGCAAGAGGAGTGGGATGTTGGTGCTGTGGCGGAGCAGTTCGTGCGGCATTTTGGCAAGAGATTGGGAAATGTCGAGCTTCCGGCTATCAGTATCACTGAGGACGATGTTGGTTGA
- a CDS encoding uncharacterized protein (antiSMASH:Cluster_1~CAZy:GH54~CAZy:CBM42) has translation MKLALSLAATGALVHAGPCDIYASGNTPCVAAHSTTRALYNSYNGPLYQISRASDGKTTDILPVSAGGVANSGAQDSFCANTTCLITILYDQSGRSNHLTQAPPGGAASGTEAGGFDQLASAIGAPVTLNGKKVYGVFVHPGTGYRIKQGSGVATGDQPEGMYAVLDGTHYNDACCFDYGNAETSNLDTGNGHMEAIYYGTNTIWGTGAGPGPWLMADLENGLFSGANIKNNPADPTITDRFFTSIVKGQPNQWALRGANAASGGLSTYYNGKRPNADGYNPMSKEGSILLGIGGDNSNGAQGTFYEGVMTSGFPSDATENAVQANIVAAKYTTTSLSSGPAFNSGSTITIRATTPGYNTRYLSHSGSTVNTQVVTSSSSTAAQNAAKWTVRAPLASQATGCFSFESVDSPGSFLRHFNFVLQVQGNDGSKQFAEDSTFCGQSGLNGQGNTIRAWGYPTRFFRHFNNAGYVARNGGPQNYDTTNSFNNDASFVIGSGF, from the coding sequence ATGAAGCTGGCACTCAGCCTTGCCGCAACAGGTGCTCTTGTGCACGCTGGACCTTGCGACATCTACGCCTCAGGAAATACTCCATGTGTTGCTGCACACAGCACCACGAGAGCACTCTACAACTCTTACAATGGCCCTCTCTACCAAATTTCGCGTGCCTCTGATGGCAAGACCACTGATATCTTGCCTGTCTCTGCTGGTGGCGTAGCGAACTCAGGCGCGCAAGACAGCTTCTGTGCCAACACAACCTGCCTCATCACCATCTTGTACGATCAGTCAGGCCGCAGCAACCACCTTACACAGGCTCCTCCAGGAGGTGCCGCAAGTGGTACAGAAGCCGGGGGCTTCGATCAACTCGCAAGCGCAATTGGTGCGCCAGTGACGCTCAACGGAAAGAAAGTATACGGTGTTTTCGTGCACCCGGGAACTGGATACAGAATCAAACAGGGCAGCGGGGTTGCCACTGGTGATCAGCCTGAAGGCATGTACGCCGTCCTCGATGGTACGCATTACAATGATGCCTGTTGCTTCGATTATGGTAATGCCGAAACCAGCAACCTCGACACTGGCAATGGCCACATGGAGGCGATCTATTATGGTACCAATACCATTTGGGGCACTGGTGCTGGGCCCGGTCCATGGCTCATGGCAGATCTTGAAAATGGACTCTTCTCAGGCGCAAACATCAAGAATAACCCGGCAGATCCTACCATCACCGATCGGTTTTTCACTTCTATTGTCAAGGGTCAGCCCAACCAATGGGCACTGCGGGGAGCCAACGCCGCTTCGGGAGGACTGTCGACGTACTACAATGGAAAGCGACCCAACGCTGACGGCTACAACCCCATGAGCAAGGAAGGATCGATCCTCCTCGGCATTGGTGGCGATAACAGCAATGGTGCCCAAGGTACCTTCTACGAGGGCGTGATGACTTCTGGGTTCCCAAGCGATGCCACTGAGAATGCAGTGCAAGCCAACATCGTGGCGGCTAAGTACACAACTACTTCCTTGAGCAGTGGACCAGCCTTCAACTCTGGCTCTACCATCACCATCCGTGCTACCACGCCAGGCTACAATACTCGCTACCTCTCGCACAGCGGCTCCACTGTCAACACTCAAGTCGTGACTTCATCGAGCAGTACTGCTGCGCAGAACGCAGCGAAGTGGACTGTACGAGCACCACTTGCAAGCCAGGCCACTGGCTGCTTTTCGTTCGAATCCGTCGACTCACCTGGAAGCTTTCTCCGCCACTTCAACTTTGTGCTTCAAGTTCAAGGCAATGACGGAAGCAAGCAGTTCGCAGAGGATTCGACTTTCTGTGGACAATCTGGACTCAATGGTCAAGGCAACACGATCCGTGCCTGGGGATACCCCACGAGGTTCTTCCGCCACTTCAACAATGCTGGATATGTGGCAAGGAATGGCGGACCTCAAAACTACGATACTACGAATTCTTTCAACAATGATGCTAGCTTTGTGATTGGTAGCGGCTTTTAG
- a CDS encoding uncharacterized protein (antiSMASH:Cluster_1~SMCOG1034:cytochrome P450) → MLPSTSLAPTLTAAASFFIIALLILLLRRFFTSPLNGIPGPWWARLSDLPLFYKSAVCLQQAQTVEELHRKYGSIVRIAPNEVAVSSLASFKVVNKIGGGFVKSPWYEYIGPTEKNYPPAGLFQQNDPHKHAMTRKLFARGFTAAYLRAEWEDMVRNKTAKAVEGIAQDARDARGVCDVRRWLTFLASDVISELMFGESLGGLETQKMHAFFHEVRSSNLASLLSYHLPLVYSALSWIPLSALTDFFNAWKSLLDISSIAYRNSLSNASNKNIFSGILAKAEEDDEALTPMQVTVEAGSFIIAGSETTSESLTYLIWAVLKRPEVQNELQQELAKIDSGASDAELEKLPVLNAVIKETLRLYAAIPMPEPRVVPKGGVTLERQFLPEGTVVNTTPWVSHRDSAIFPDPEKFDFRRWLPDGSATLSPDARTAWWPFGAGSRTCIGQHLAMMEMRLATVLFFKRFAGAKLASDTTDDSMIMNNYVVISPKSGKMKVDFSNVSGL, encoded by the exons ATGCTTCCAAGCACATCCCTCGCGCCCACGCTGACAGCGGCGGCCTCGTTCTTCATCATTGCGCTTTTGATCTTG TTACTGCGAAGATTCTTCACATCGCCTTTGAACGGGATTCCAGGACCATGGTGGGCTAGACTCTCGGATCTTCCGCTCTTTTACAAGTCAGCGGTATGCCTGCAACAAGCACAGACTGTGGAAGAGCTCCACCGCAAGTATGGATCAATTGTTCGCATTGCTCCGAATGAGGTCGCCGTCTCTTCTCTGGCGTCCTTCAAAGTAGTGAACAAAATTGGTGGCGGGTTCGTGAAGTCGCCTTGGTACGAATACATTGGACCGACCGAGAAGAACTACCCGCCTGCAGGACTGTTCCAACAGAACGATCCCCATAAGCATGCCATGACAAGGAAACTGTTCGCCCGTGGGTTCACAGCTGCGTATTTAAGAGCTGAATGGGAGGATATGGTTCGAAACAAGACAGCCAAAGCTGTGGAAGGTATTGCTCAAGACGCTCGAGACGCACGGGGTGTATGTGACGTGCGACGATGGTTGACTTTCCTGGCCAGCGACGTCATAAGCGAGCTGATGTTTGGGGAGTCGCTCGGCGGGCTTGAGACGCAAAAG ATGCATGCCTTCTTCCACGAAGTTCGCTCCTCGAACTTGGCGTCTCTGCTATCATACCATTTGCCTCTGGTCTATTCAGCTTTGAGCTGGATACCTTTGTCAGCGTTAAcagacttcttcaacgctTGGAAATCTCTACTCGACATCTCCTCGATCGCGTACAGGAACAGTCTCAGCAATGCGTCCAATAAGAACATTTTCTCCGGAATCCTGGCCAAAGctgaagaggacgatgaggctCTCACGCCCATGCAAGTCACCGTCGAGGCCGGCTCTTTCATCATCGCTGGCAGTGAGACCACCTCGGAATCACTGACTTACCTGATCTGGGCTGTGCTTAAGCGACCGGAAGTGCAGAATGAGCTGCAGCAAGAGCTCGCGAAAATAGACAGCGGGGCCAGCGATGCCGAGCTGGAGAAACTGCCTGTCCTGAACGCTGTTATCAAGGAAACCCTTCGACTCTATGCTGCCATTCCCATGCCTGAACCTCGAGTCGTGCCAAAAGGTGGCGTCACTCTTGAACGACAGTTCCTGCCAGAGGGCACAGTCGTCAACACTACGCCGTGGGTGTCACATCGAGATTCCGCCATTTTTCCCGACCCAGAGAA GTTCGACTTCCGACGTTGGCTTCCCGACGGCTCAGCGACTCTTTCGCCGGATGCTCGAACTGCTTGGTGGCCTTTTGGTGCTGGCAGTCGCACTTGTATCGGCCAGCATCTTGcaatgatggagatgagacTCGCCACAGTGCTGTTTTTCAAGAGGTTTGCCGGAGCCAAGCTAGCATCAGACACGACCGATGATAGTATGATTATGAACAACTATGTGGTCATCTCCCCGAAGAGTGGGAAGATGAAGGTGGATTTCTCGAATGTGAGCGGTCTGTAA
- a CDS encoding uncharacterized protein (antiSMASH:Cluster_1~CAZy:GH29), translating into MIAKASTISAAAAAVLLTLPHYSIASPTKRQAGPFEPTWESTDQHKPSPEWFKDAKFGIYWHWGGFSVPEYGFEWYPRFMYDANNDMGQHHRATYGDPSVQGGFGYQNFTFGSPDLEGNMVQFKPVRSSEGGEWDPEHWIEVIKASGARFAGPVAEHHDGYALWDSKFNE; encoded by the coding sequence ATGATTGCTAAAGCATCTACGATCAGTGCTGCGGCAGCAGCTGTCTTGCTCACGTTGCCTCACTATAGCATTGCAAGCCCGACCAAGCGTCAAGCAGGCCCTTTTGAGCCGACATGGGAGTCAACAGACCAGCACAAGCCTTCGCCAGAGTGGTTCAAGGACGCCAAATTCGGGATCTATTGGCACTGGGGAGGTTTCTCGGTGCCAGAATATGGCTTCGAATGGTATCCTCGTTTCATGTATGATGCCAACAACGACATGGGTCAACACCATCGCGCCACCTACGGGGATCCCAGTGTGCAGGGAGGTTTTGGATACCAGAATTTCACATTCGGTAGCCCCGACCTGGAAGGCAATATGGTACAGTTCAAGCCAGTCCGATCATCGGAAGGGGGCGAGTGGGATCCCGAACACTGGATCGAGGTGATCAAGGCTTCGGGAGCAAGGTTTGCCGGTCCAGTTGCAGAGCACCACGATGGCTACGCGTTGTGGGACAGCAAGTTCAACGAATGA
- a CDS encoding uncharacterized protein (antiSMASH:Cluster_1), with protein sequence MSMPAPSAALTPGLDFSNISYGKPTVQRFAAESQVAREILKEKLQSQRKGAVIQAVQFADLLTPNPNKPPTPEKDLNPDELPKPTEDIDQVRRDIRRWGYGLVKNALSREQVAILKRAVQEQAAGERNAGVATFDGVDAIAAWYLGDNPLLWSYNANIARPGGHPQVLHWDSGVMGAGRSQPVALNISWLLVDMTEKNGGTRIFPGSHLVNVRPRNMFSTEGSIAAEAPAGTALCFEGRLWHGTGPNNETSGERPVILSLFCNKGIRPKENALLGLDHETEAKLSERDKSLTGFRTSTAGIGGTSGESRAGITLARPRDGDFKQTGKLRAPHDDAEVARMIADGTHATNAASQARAVFNVDG encoded by the exons ATGTCGATGCCAGCACCCTCTGCCGCGCTTACACCCGGGCTCGATTTCAGCAACATCTCATATGGCAAGCCCACTGTTCAACGATTCGCTGCGGAGTCGCAAGTCGCACGAGAAATCTTGAAAGAAAAGTTGCAG TCCCAACGCAAGGGCGCCGTAATTCAGGCGGTCCAGTTCGCGGATTTACTGACCCCCAATCCGAACAAGCCGCCCACGCCGGAGAAAGACCTAAATCCTGACGAGCTTCCCAAGCCAACTGAAGATATCGATCAGGTCCGAAGAGACATCAGGAGATGGGGCTACGG ATTGGTGAAGAACGCTTTGTCACGCGAGCAGGTCGCGATCTTAAAGAGGGCTGTTCAGGAACAAGCTGCCGGAGAGCGAAATGCTGGTGTTGCAACTTTCGATGGAG TCGACGCAATCGCAGCATGGTATCTGGGCGACAATCCTCTGCTCTGGAGCTACAATGCCAATATAGCACGCCCTGGAGGGCACCCGCAGGTTCTCCATTGGGATTCGGGTGTAATGGGTGCGGGACGGAGCCAGCCAGTCGCTCTCAACATATCTTGGTTGTTGGTTGACATGACGGAGAAGAATGGAGGAACACGAATCTTTCCAGGCTCGCATCTCGTCAATGTTAGACCTCGTAACATGTTCTCGACA GAGGGATCCATAGCTGCTGAGGCACCTGCCGGCACAGCGCTCTGCTTCGAGGGCCGTCTTTGGCACGGTACCGGTCCTAACAATGAGACAAGCGGCGAGCGTCCCGTGATCTTGTCCCTTTTCTGCAACAAAGGCATTCGCCCTAAAGAAAATGCTCTCCTTGGCTTAGATCATGAGACTGAAGCCAAGCTATCTGAGCGAGACAAGTCTTTGACAGGATTCCGGACCTCGACGGCCGGCATAGGTGGTACGTCAGGGGAGTCTCGCGCAGGCATCACCTTGGCTCGACCGAGAGACGGAGACTTCAAGCAGACGGGCAAGCTGCGAGCTCCGCACGACGACGCTGAGGTTGCTCGCATGATTGCCGATGGAACTCATGCTACGAATGCAGCAAGTCAAGCGCGCGCTGTGTTCAATGTCGACGGGTAA